The following proteins are encoded in a genomic region of Liolophura sinensis isolate JHLJ2023 chromosome 7, CUHK_Ljap_v2, whole genome shotgun sequence:
- the LOC135469784 gene encoding nuclear receptor-binding protein-like isoform X2, whose amino-acid sequence MAETEQEKNPAKPDSGDESEDESEVLEESPCGRWQKRREEVEQRDVPGIDNAFLAMDTEEGMEVVWNEVQFSEKRDFRQQQDKIRQVFDNLIQLEHPNIVKFHKYWTDTKGEKPRVIFITEYMSSGSLKLFLKKTKKNNKTFQLKGWKKWCTQILSALSYLHSCDPPIIHGNLTCDTVFIQQNGLIKIGSVAPDAIHHHVKTYREDLKNMHCIAPEYGGVDPVTTAVDIYSFGMCALEMAALELHGNGEAGKVTPEAIQKTLDSVDNPVQRNFILQCLEKDPRRRPKARELLFHQVLFEVHSLKLVAAHSFVKNLYILPENMTDNAYLSQTDANKVVAEIVHNDGREPVQWKFSQVPALELEKFLEDVRNGIYPLTAFAMSQPPLARPRAVTPEVAESVKSETPEPMDVETRMVMQVSCEVRRAEEGAALQLELLLKMDDRMNRQLQCDMSEEDTSFGLADELVHYGFINEHDRDKVANKIEEGLKSRAVNGTSSPVVEAAA is encoded by the exons ATGGCCGAAACAGAACAGGAAAAGAACCCCGCAAAACCTGACAGCGGCGATGAGTCTGAAGATGAAAGTGAAGTTTTAGAAGAATCGCCGTGTGGAAGATGGCAGAAAAGACGAGAAGAG GTGGAGCAAAGAGATGTACCTGGCATTGACAATGCTTTCCTGGCCATGGACACTGAGGAGGGCATGGAGGTGGTGTGGAATGAGGTGCAGTTCTCAGAGAAACGAGACTTCAGACAGCAGCAG gatAAAATCCGGCAGGTGTTTGATAATTTAATTCAGCTAGAGCATCCAAACATTGTGAAATTCCATAAGTATTGGACTGATACCAAAGGAGAAAAACCGAGA GTTATTTTCATCACTGAATATATGTCCTCTGGATCTCTCAAACTATTCCTGAAGAAAACCAAGAAGAACAACAAAACATTCCAGCTCAAG GGGTGGAAAAAATGGTGCACACAGATTTTATCTGCTTTGAG TTACTTACATTCCTGTGATCCGCCCATCATTCACGGCAACCTCACCTGTGATACGGTATTCATCCAACAGAATGGTCTGATCAAGATAGGTTCCGTGGCCCCTGATGCTATACATCACCACGTGAAGACGTATAGAGAAGATCTGAAAAACATGCACTGTATAGCTCCAGAGTATGGCG gTGTGGATCCTGTTACCACAGCTGTGGATATCTACTCTTTTGGGATGTGTGCTCTGGAA ATGGCTGCCTTGGAGCTCCATGGTAATGGTGAAGCTGGGAAGGTGACCCCTGAAGCCATACAGAAAACCCTGGACTCGGTGGACAATCCTGTGCAAAGG AATTTCATCCTTCAGTGTCTGGAAAAAGACCCACGGCGGCGCCCCAAAGCGCGGGAGTTGTTATTCCATCAAGTGCTATTTGAAGTTCACTCGTTGAAACTGGTGGCGGCTCATAGCTTTGTCAAAAATTTGT ATATATTACCCGAGAACATGACGGATAATGCGTACTTATCCCAGACAGATGCAAACAAAGTTGTCGCAGAGATTGTGCATAACGACGGCCGAGAACCAGTGCAATGGAA ATTTTCCCAAGTCCCAGCGCTAGAGCTAGAGAAATTCCTGGAGGATGTAAG GAATGGTATCTATCCACTCACGGCGTTTGCCATGTCGCAGCCCCCATTGGCCAGACCAAGGGCAGTAACTCCGGAGGTAGCAGAGTCTGTGAAGTCTGAGACACCAGAGCCAATGGATGTGGAAACTAGGATGGTGATGCAGGTTTCCTGTGAG GTGCGTCGGGCAGAGGAAGGGGCGGCGCTTCAGCTGGAGCTACTACTCAAGATGGATGACCGGATGAATCGTCAGTTACAGTGTGATATGTCAGAGGAAGACACCTCGTTTGGCTTGGCTGATGAACTCGTCCACTACGGCTTCATCAACGAG CATGACCGTGATAAAGTGGCCAACAAGATTGAGGAAGGACTGAAGTCGAGAGCGGTGAATGGCACCTCATCTCCAGTGGTGGAGGCAGCAGCTTGA
- the LOC135469784 gene encoding nuclear receptor-binding protein-like isoform X1, which yields MAETEQEKNPAKPDSGDESEDESEVLEESPCGRWQKRREEVEQRDVPGIDNAFLAMDTEEGMEVVWNEVQFSEKRDFRQQQDKIRQVFDNLIQLEHPNIVKFHKYWTDTKGEKPRVIFITEYMSSGSLKLFLKKTKKNNKTFQLKVSVSRAKGWKKWCTQILSALSYLHSCDPPIIHGNLTCDTVFIQQNGLIKIGSVAPDAIHHHVKTYREDLKNMHCIAPEYGGVDPVTTAVDIYSFGMCALEMAALELHGNGEAGKVTPEAIQKTLDSVDNPVQRNFILQCLEKDPRRRPKARELLFHQVLFEVHSLKLVAAHSFVKNLYILPENMTDNAYLSQTDANKVVAEIVHNDGREPVQWKFSQVPALELEKFLEDVRNGIYPLTAFAMSQPPLARPRAVTPEVAESVKSETPEPMDVETRMVMQVSCEVRRAEEGAALQLELLLKMDDRMNRQLQCDMSEEDTSFGLADELVHYGFINEHDRDKVANKIEEGLKSRAVNGTSSPVVEAAA from the exons ATGGCCGAAACAGAACAGGAAAAGAACCCCGCAAAACCTGACAGCGGCGATGAGTCTGAAGATGAAAGTGAAGTTTTAGAAGAATCGCCGTGTGGAAGATGGCAGAAAAGACGAGAAGAG GTGGAGCAAAGAGATGTACCTGGCATTGACAATGCTTTCCTGGCCATGGACACTGAGGAGGGCATGGAGGTGGTGTGGAATGAGGTGCAGTTCTCAGAGAAACGAGACTTCAGACAGCAGCAG gatAAAATCCGGCAGGTGTTTGATAATTTAATTCAGCTAGAGCATCCAAACATTGTGAAATTCCATAAGTATTGGACTGATACCAAAGGAGAAAAACCGAGA GTTATTTTCATCACTGAATATATGTCCTCTGGATCTCTCAAACTATTCCTGAAGAAAACCAAGAAGAACAACAAAACATTCCAGCTCAAG GTATCAGTGAGCAGAGCCAAG GGGTGGAAAAAATGGTGCACACAGATTTTATCTGCTTTGAG TTACTTACATTCCTGTGATCCGCCCATCATTCACGGCAACCTCACCTGTGATACGGTATTCATCCAACAGAATGGTCTGATCAAGATAGGTTCCGTGGCCCCTGATGCTATACATCACCACGTGAAGACGTATAGAGAAGATCTGAAAAACATGCACTGTATAGCTCCAGAGTATGGCG gTGTGGATCCTGTTACCACAGCTGTGGATATCTACTCTTTTGGGATGTGTGCTCTGGAA ATGGCTGCCTTGGAGCTCCATGGTAATGGTGAAGCTGGGAAGGTGACCCCTGAAGCCATACAGAAAACCCTGGACTCGGTGGACAATCCTGTGCAAAGG AATTTCATCCTTCAGTGTCTGGAAAAAGACCCACGGCGGCGCCCCAAAGCGCGGGAGTTGTTATTCCATCAAGTGCTATTTGAAGTTCACTCGTTGAAACTGGTGGCGGCTCATAGCTTTGTCAAAAATTTGT ATATATTACCCGAGAACATGACGGATAATGCGTACTTATCCCAGACAGATGCAAACAAAGTTGTCGCAGAGATTGTGCATAACGACGGCCGAGAACCAGTGCAATGGAA ATTTTCCCAAGTCCCAGCGCTAGAGCTAGAGAAATTCCTGGAGGATGTAAG GAATGGTATCTATCCACTCACGGCGTTTGCCATGTCGCAGCCCCCATTGGCCAGACCAAGGGCAGTAACTCCGGAGGTAGCAGAGTCTGTGAAGTCTGAGACACCAGAGCCAATGGATGTGGAAACTAGGATGGTGATGCAGGTTTCCTGTGAG GTGCGTCGGGCAGAGGAAGGGGCGGCGCTTCAGCTGGAGCTACTACTCAAGATGGATGACCGGATGAATCGTCAGTTACAGTGTGATATGTCAGAGGAAGACACCTCGTTTGGCTTGGCTGATGAACTCGTCCACTACGGCTTCATCAACGAG CATGACCGTGATAAAGTGGCCAACAAGATTGAGGAAGGACTGAAGTCGAGAGCGGTGAATGGCACCTCATCTCCAGTGGTGGAGGCAGCAGCTTGA